The DNA segment CACCATTTATTGACATAATCCAAAGCCAGGAATAAATCCCTATTTGAACAGATATTTATTCCGGTACCAACGATAGATTTTCTGAATAACCCCGGCTGGACCTATTGTATTCCTGTTATTATCCAGCAGCTCTACCGCTGTCTCAACATCAATATATTCTCCCGAAGAGGGATCTATATAAAATGGATAGAGAATCAGGGTTCCGGCGATTAGTTCATCCAAAGTCAGCCTTCGACTTCTTCTGGCTTTGAAGGCTTCAAGATCAATGCCAGCCAAAACATCGCCAGTGAGGAGTTTATCGTCTGTTAGGCCCCATCCTGCATAAAAAGGCAATCCATAGGTTACTACTTTCAGGCCACGCAATAATGCCTCAAACCCTGTCAAAGAACTCAATGTATGAACTTCATTTACCTGCTTGAGCAATACAGACATTTCGATATTTTGAATCAAGTGATCATAAACTGCCTCTGAGTCAGGCTGCAGTGCTCCCAAACGAGCTCCTACTTCAACATCTGGATGGGGCTTGTAGAGTATATAGGCATCGGGGTTTTCAGACCTGACCTTTTCCAACAGAGATTGATTGCTTTTTATTCTCGGTGATCCAAAAGCAATCGATGCATCACTCTCAACCTGCCCTGGCACCAGTATGATTTTTCGATCTCGGGGAAAACTAAAAGAGTCCAACCCACCAGAGCTTCCAACATTATATTTACTGATACCCTTTTCAAGAATCATTTTTTGTAATTTTCTAGCACGATTAATTAGCGTAAGAGAGAATTCTGTTTTATTCAACAATACCTCTAAATCACTGGAACAGTGTGCATTAAAGTATATCCCTCTTGCATCAAATACCAATGATATAGGAGCAACCAGATCTGCACCCAAACCAACTGAGCGCAGAAATCCATCTTCAGCCTGCCAGAGGTTTAATTCGGACTTCTCACAGCTGTTGCGTAATTCTTCCGTAACACTGCTGGCCCATACAAGCGCATTCACGCCCTCAGTGGCCTTGTGTATTTTCTGAAAATCACTTATAAACTGTATATTTTTACGCCGCTCCAAAAAATCAGCAATAAACCGCCGCTTCCAGGATGAGAAACCTACCCCTACCCAACGTCCATTCAAATGGGAGAACATGCGTTTTTGCTCCGCAATTAAACGGACAGTATCCTCAAATTTGCAAGGGCGGCCAGTATAAGGGTTGATATAGCGGCAATAGAGATAATAGGCTGCAAAAAAAATCTGAGCCAGGGAACGAGAGACATTTCGACGGTTCAATTTTTGACGGTCTTTGGTTAATCCCCATCCCGCATAAAAGGGAATACCAAAGCAGTGCACCTCTTTGCCGGCAATCAATGCATCAAAGCCCAACTGGCTAGTGACGACATAGACCTTTTCTATATCATCAAATAATGCCCAGGGGGAAATATCTTCTGCAATTACGCGACAACCCTGCTTGTGAGCTTGGCTGAGCAAGTATCCCTTTTTCTTGCCAACAATTACATCCGGGTGTATCTTTACAAGAATTTCTGCATCGGGATTTTCCCGTATTGCGGAATCCAACATTGTATAAAACTGTTGCCTGGAGCCATAGCCAGCCTGTACAGAGATATCATTATATGTTTGGTCCACCACCAGCACGCGCCTTGGCTTGCCGAGCCAGCTTAAGGGCAAATCTGTAGAGTTATTATACTTTGACAGGCGATAATGCTTGAGAAGCTCTATTCCCCTATTCGCTCGCTTAATATTCTCTTGGCTAAAATCCGCCTCTTTGATAAGGTTTTCCAGGTCACTGACTTGCGTGGCATCATAATAAATTCCCGTATTATCCACTACAAGGCTATGGGGCAGTGAACCTTCAACACCAAGCCCCAAAGAACGTAAAAATCCATCCTCAATACAGATATAAGGCAAATGATATTTATTGGCGATTTTTCGCGCTTTAATTGCAGTATCCTTGAGCCCCCAACCAACCATATGGGTTATTTCATTACCAGGGTAAAAGGGGATATAGCGGCACTGTGCCCTGAGAAACTGATCCAGATTTTTCAAACGACGCAAGCCGAGGGAGCAATAACCAACTACAGGCACTGTCGTGCCTCCTCTAACATACGCTGACGCAAGCCTTGATCTTCTGCCAAGCGTAATATGGCTTCTACCCAGACCTCTGGTTCCATTGGTAATAACAAACCATTTTCCTCATGCCTGACCACTGTGGCATAAACAGAACCTTCTGTGTATATTCCCACGGCGCCCGCCTGGGTAATATCAAAAAACTTGGTGTGTGATCTTGCCCGGTTGAAAGGGGTATCAAGCAAGGGTGCCAAACCTATATGGCGGCCAGGCCGCCGAATTAAAGACCGGTATGCCGGCCATTTCATTGGATACAGTACTTGGACCCTGGGCAAACTGCGAAAGAGCTTATTAACCCTTTTGTCACCTATGACCTCAAAAATCATATTTTGGTTTCTTTTTAAGGATTCCTCAATGATCGGATATAGCCAGCACAGATCTTTATAGTGTGAAGCAGAACCATGGTAAAAAACAGTCTGCGGTTCATCGACTTCGAAATTAATAGGCTGTGCCTTCAGCAGGATTGGTTCCCATTCTGTATATTTCTGTTGTAGCCAGGGGGTAGACACCAGCAGTTTAGCACCTATAGATCGCAGCCATTGTTGATTGAACCAACTATAACGCAAGAGTTTGGCCTGGTATCGCAACGGCATGCCGTTAAAGGCTCGCCAGCTCAACAGATCATCGTCCATAAAAAGGTAAATTGTGGAAATAGAACTCCGATATTTTTCGATCACAGCCTTCCAAGCTGGGGGCACATAGCGTACAAAAAGAATGGTTGCCCCTTTAATTTTTTCTTTTGAAGGAATCTGGCCAAACGATACACGCTCGAATTGTATTTTATTTTTATGCAAGTAGGGAAGCACAAAATAATCTGTAGAGGGATTCCCTCCCTCCTCCACAACAAAATATTGGATATTTTTCTCCAAAACCAAAACATCAAGATTTAAATAAAAAAACAGAAAAAAATGCCAGCACTTCAAAAATCTTATTCACCAGGACTTCTTTCCGCCAAACCCTTAAAACCATCATATTTCATTCTTCCTCCCTGCATATGCTCACAGATACGCTAGTAGTGCAGTAATACCAATGCCCTCTGCAGAATCAGTCTGAAACCTATAATAGATGCATCCTCAAATTATTCTTTAAAACCGCATACTTTTCAAATTTTTTAATTTTCCTATGGGTGTATATAGAGAGTTCAGGCATTTGGGCTTGGCTTTAGTGATTTTCACATTGTTTAATATTACGCGCCAGTTATTTAAACTCAATAGTTGAATCACACCAGAAGTAGAAACTTCCCACACCAGTGCAAAGCCATATTTTTAATTACTCAATGAAGAATCTTAACCCACGAGTTATAAATTCGCAATGTCTCACCATATAGTAATTAAAGTGCAAAAATAACGTAAACTTCAATATTTTGTAGCCTAATCTGGATTTGTATTGACAAATTTCTTTGGAAAAACCACCCCAGTATAAAAGCTTAAATAACCAACTAAAATTTCAATTATGCCAAAGAAAAATCCTCAAGTGCCAAAGTCAAATTGGGGTTGTAAGCCGGATCCCGATCCAACAGACCCCCCCAACGCTTGCGCATATAGGCAGTCTCCGCCGCCATCCGGCGCCGCTTGATCAAGGTATCATCCGCGCCGCGAGAGATAGATTCATGATGATAGAGTTCCGCATAGGGCGTCCAAAGATTCCGATAACCCAACTCGCGTACTTTCAAGCACAAATCTACATCATTAAAGGCTACCGGAAGCTTCACCTCCTCCAAGCCACCTGCCTCCTCAAATACAGATTTTCTCAGTAATAAACAGGCGCCGGTGACCGCTGAAAAATTCTGCACCAGGCTCAGACGGGCAAAATAGCCATGCTCACCCCGACCAAAATGCTTGTGCGCATGGTTAGCAACGCCCCCGATACCAAGAATGACACCGCCATGCTGGATAGTATCGTTGGGGTAATATAGCTTGGCACCCACACAACCTATTTCCGGGCGGCAAACC comes from the Microbulbifer sp. MI-G genome and includes:
- a CDS encoding glycosyltransferase family 1 protein, which encodes MKCWHFFLFFYLNLDVLVLEKNIQYFVVEEGGNPSTDYFVLPYLHKNKIQFERVSFGQIPSKEKIKGATILFVRYVPPAWKAVIEKYRSSISTIYLFMDDDLLSWRAFNGMPLRYQAKLLRYSWFNQQWLRSIGAKLLVSTPWLQQKYTEWEPILLKAQPINFEVDEPQTVFYHGSASHYKDLCWLYPIIEESLKRNQNMIFEVIGDKRVNKLFRSLPRVQVLYPMKWPAYRSLIRRPGRHIGLAPLLDTPFNRARSHTKFFDITQAGAVGIYTEGSVYATVVRHEENGLLLPMEPEVWVEAILRLAEDQGLRQRMLEEARQCL
- a CDS encoding capsular polysaccharide biosynthesis protein codes for the protein MPVVGYCSLGLRRLKNLDQFLRAQCRYIPFYPGNEITHMVGWGLKDTAIKARKIANKYHLPYICIEDGFLRSLGLGVEGSLPHSLVVDNTGIYYDATQVSDLENLIKEADFSQENIKRANRGIELLKHYRLSKYNNSTDLPLSWLGKPRRVLVVDQTYNDISVQAGYGSRQQFYTMLDSAIRENPDAEILVKIHPDVIVGKKKGYLLSQAHKQGCRVIAEDISPWALFDDIEKVYVVTSQLGFDALIAGKEVHCFGIPFYAGWGLTKDRQKLNRRNVSRSLAQIFFAAYYLYCRYINPYTGRPCKFEDTVRLIAEQKRMFSHLNGRWVGVGFSSWKRRFIADFLERRKNIQFISDFQKIHKATEGVNALVWASSVTEELRNSCEKSELNLWQAEDGFLRSVGLGADLVAPISLVFDARGIYFNAHCSSDLEVLLNKTEFSLTLINRARKLQKMILEKGISKYNVGSSGGLDSFSFPRDRKIILVPGQVESDASIAFGSPRIKSNQSLLEKVRSENPDAYILYKPHPDVEVGARLGALQPDSEAVYDHLIQNIEMSVLLKQVNEVHTLSSLTGFEALLRGLKVVTYGLPFYAGWGLTDDKLLTGDVLAGIDLEAFKARRSRRLTLDELIAGTLILYPFYIDPSSGEYIDVETAVELLDNNRNTIGPAGVIQKIYRWYRNKYLFK